In Castanea sativa cultivar Marrone di Chiusa Pesio chromosome 6, ASM4071231v1, a single window of DNA contains:
- the LOC142639714 gene encoding uncharacterized protein LOC142639714 encodes MLPLPPILQQWRPPEADHYKVNFDALAFKASNLAGIEVIIRDWRGEAIAALSMPIPLSYNVNELEALACHKAVQFAGEIGLRKVIFEADSSVVINALSQGSGGFASYGNIIEDILFLAADFQN; translated from the exons ATGCTGCCACTCCCTCCGATTCTACAGCAATGGCGTCCCCCAGAAGCTGACCACTACAAAGTGAACTTCGATGCATTGGCCTTTAAAGCATCGAACTTGGCTGGTATCGAGGTTATTATACGTGATTGGCGTGGTGAAGCAATTGCAGCTCTATCCATGCCCATTCCTCTATCTTATAATGTGAATGAATTGGAGGCATTAGCTTGTCACAAAGCGGTACAGTTTGCAGGAGAAATCGGGCTTCGAAAAGTTATCTTTGAGGCTGACTCGTCAGTGGTGATCAATGCTCTATCTCAAGGGTCTGGCGGTTTTGCTTCCTATGGGAATATCATTGAGGATATCCTCTTCCTTGCTGCTGatttcca gAATTAA
- the LOC142640700 gene encoding putative beta-1,3-galactosyltransferase 14, protein MPSSPKLFHARSSPASPRRSTVLILASCLLIGLVGFVFGLAALLSSPQKCANAEPKSIRVVWERVGDGVVSDGDGIVVDPRRRRQKVMGFVGIQTGFGSVGRRRSLRQTWMPSDPQSLQRLEEATGLTFRFVIGKTNDKSKMLELKKEIAEYDDFLLLDIQEEYSKLPYKTLAYFKAAYALFDADFYVKADDDIYLRPDRLSLLLAKERSHSQTYLGCMKKGPVFTDPKLKWYEPLSYLLGKEYFLHAYGPIYALSADVVASLVALRNNSFRMFSNEDVTIGAWMLAMNVNHENNQALCEPECTQSSIAVWDIPKCSGLCNPEKKLLELHQRESCSKSPTQASDD, encoded by the exons ATGCCTTCATCGCCCAAGTTGTTCCACGCTCGTTCTTCGCCGGCCTCCCCGCGCAGATCGACGGTCCTTATCCTCGCCAGCTGCCTTCTCATCGGTCTCGTCGGCTTCGTCTTTGGACTCGCTGCGCTCCTCAGCTCGCCACAAAAATGCGCGAACGCCGAGCCAAAATCGATCCGAGTCGTCTGGGAGCGAGTTGGAGACGGAGTCGTCAGCGATGGCGATGGAATTGTCGTAGATCCGAGAAGGAGGAGGCAGAAGGTGATGGGTTTCGTCGGCATTCAGACCGGGTTCGGATCCGTGGGACGCAGGCGCTCTTTGCGCCAGACTTGGATGCCATCCGATCCCCAATCTCTTCAACG ATTGGAAGAAGCAACTGGATTGACATTCAGGTTTGTGATTGGTAAAACCAATGATAAATCGAAGATGTTAGaactaaagaaagaaattgCAGAATATGATGATTTCTTGCTATTGGATATTCAAGAGGAGTATAGTAAACTTCCCTACAAAAC ATTAGCTTACTTTAAAGCTGCATATGCACTTTTTGATGCTGACTTTTATGTTAAGGCAGACGACGACATATATTTAAGGCCAG ATCGCCTATCACTGCTGTTGGCGAAAGAGCGGTCTCATTCGCAGACTTACCTTGGGTGCATGAAAAAGGGTCCTGTTTTTACGGACCCTAAACTCAAATG GTACGAGCCACTATCCTATTTGCTTGGAAAGGAGTACTTTCTTCATGCTTATGGCCCAATATATGCCCTTTCTGCTGATGTTGTTGCAAGCTTGGTTGCTCTTAGAAACAATAG TTTTAGGATGTTCAGCAATGAGGATGTTACAATTGGGGCATGGATGCTTGCAATGAATGTCAACCATGAGAATAACCAAGCACTATGTGAACCAGAGTGTACACAATCATCCATTGCTGTCTGGGATATTCCGAAGTGTTCAG GGCTATGTAATCCAGAAAAGAAACTATTAGAACTTCATCAAAGGGAAAGTTGCTCAAAGAGCCCAACTCAGGCATCTGATGACTAG